The genomic region TTCCTTTTCCTGATATTCTATTTTTATTGGCAGATTTACCCAAAAATTTCCAGAATGGTTATTTAGACCGATAAAATGCCATTTAGCTCCATCTCCTGATAAGTTAGCTTGGAACTCTTTAAGGCACTCACCATTTTTAAGTATTATAGGTTCAGATAGGGCGAAAGTAACGCTGTTTTCTTTTAGTTCCTCTATTGTTTGGTCATTATACTCCAAATAGGGATACTTAAAATAAATCATATGCTCTATATGTTTTTCCTCGCTGTCTTTTTTTCTTAAATTGGGTCCTTTTTCTGGCAGAGAAGGGATTAAAAGTGGATAAAAGTAGACGACCTCTACTTCTACTTCATTTGCATTCATGTTCACCCCCTCATCTTATGATCTCAAATCTTCCGTTTATGACCTTCTTAAACAAGACTGGCCTTTGAACTTCGCCAAATTCGTCGATAGTTATGTTACCACCGACTCCGTTATAATTTTTTACTTGATACAGACCTCTTTTAATATCGTCAGCAGTTTTTCCATATTTTTTAATCACCTCTGCTATTATATAAATAGCATCGTATGCATTTGCCCCTGGCGGACCTGGCTCATAATTATATTTCGCTTTGTATTTTTTGACAAAATTTTGGACATTCTCGTCTTCCGAATATAGATCAAAGGGGGGAGAAGATATAATTAAATCCTCTGCTCCTTCCTTGGCAATTTCAATCAACATCGGATCCTCAGCTCCAGATGAACCAAGCCAAAACTTTGGTCTGAAACCCTGCTCTTTTGACTGATATAAAATCTGTCCCATCTCAGGAGATAATCCAGCCAAATATACTGCTTCTGGATCTTTCTCTTTAATTTTTAGTATCAAACTTCTAAAGTCTTTTTCGCCTTCCTCAAAAGCCTCTGAAAGAAGAATCTTGCCACCAAGTTCTATAGATTTATCACGGAAAGCCTGAGCATAGCTAACCCCGTTTTCTGCATTCGCATAAAGTATCGCAGATGTATTCACATTTAGAGTATCCCTGGAATATTTAGCCATTTCCTTTCCATTAGTTGCAGCTGTTTCACGAATTCTAAAAATATAATCGCCTGCATCTTTTATTTTCTCTGCGGAAGCATTAGTGATAAGAAGATTGACTTTTTTTGATTCCGCAATTGGTGCACATGCTAGAGCATTGTTACT from Nitrospinota bacterium harbors:
- a CDS encoding ABC transporter substrate-binding protein, which codes for MKKIWITIGLITVVVLVILLAVTQTKKEPSEIKIGSILSLTGRGAKFGIDSKNAIDLAVEKINTSNEYPFTLKVIYEDDKGESSTAVSALRKLIEVDNVPVIVGFILSNNALACAPIAESKKVNLLITNASAEKIKDAGDYIFRIRETAATNGKEMAKYSRDTLNVNTSAILYANAENGVSYAQAFRDKSIELGGKILLSEAFEEGEKDFRSLILKIKEKDPEAVYLAGLSPEMGQILYQSKEQGFRPKFWLGSSGAEDPMLIEIAKEGAEDLIISSPPFDLYSEDENVQNFVKKYKAKYNYEPGPPGANAYDAIYIIAEVIKKYGKTADDIKRGLYQVKNYNGVGGNITIDEFGEVQRPVLFKKVINGRFEIIR